From the genome of Verrucomicrobiota bacterium:
TGCGCCTCCGCGTGCGCGGCCTCGTGCAAGGGCACGTCCACGACTTCCACCTCCCCGCGCTGAAATCTCGCGACGGCGAGCCGCTGCTCCACGACCGGGCCTACTACACGTTGAACGAGATTCCGAAGAACTGACTCGCGGCTGAGCCGCTTGCGCGGAGGCGGCTTGCCGGCATTGAGCGGCCTGGTCCGCGCTTGCGTGCAGAGCGTTTTGGGTCCCACGTCCGGTCGTTAGCAGACGGATGCTTGCGGCTGCGGGGCGCTCCGGTGTATTGATGGCGACGGCGACGGGTGGATGTGCTCGCAGTTGCTCGAGGGTTTCAGGGCCCGAGACCGTAGCAAACAGTCCTGCAAATGCAGCCGTGAGCCGGATGTTGGAAGTGAGTTGTTGAAAGTGAAAATGCCGGCGTGGCGGAATTGGCAGACGCGCCAGACTCAAAATCTGGTATCCGCAAGGATGTGTGGGTTCGACCCCCTCCGCCGGCACCACGCCTCGGGCTCACTCGCTCTCGCGCTCGTCGCGAGTCTTGGAGCCGCTGTCCTGCTGTCGCGTGCCCGCGACGCGACTCCTGCGTCACCGCCGCTTCCGAGGGACTCGCTTCCGGCGGTGATGGAACGCGAGAAGATTCCCCGCGGCCTCGATGCACCACGTCCTGTCCCCGCGGACAACCCGATGGAACTCGACCGCGTGCAACTCGGCCGGAAGCTCTTTTTTGACCCGATGCTCTCGCGGGACCGGACGGTTGCGTGCGCGAGTTGTCACGACCCGGCGCGCGGGTTCGCGAGTGCCGATCCGGTCGCCATCGGGATCGAGGGCAGGAGGGGCCGGCGCAACGCGCCGTCGTTGCTCAACCGCGCCTACGCGAAGAGCCTCTTTTGGGACGGACGCGAGGCGACGCTCGAATCTCAAGCGCTCAAGCCCATCGAGGACGCGCTCGAAATGGGCAACACCGTCGCCGAGGTGGTGAAACGTCTGCGCGCGGATGGCGCGTATGCCGCGAGTTTCACGAGGGCGTTCGGCGGGGAACCGGATGCGGCGAACTTAGCGAAAGCCCTCGCTGCGTTTCAACGGACGCTTGTCATCGGCGGCAGCCGCATTGACGCGTTTCGCGCGGGAGACGTGGCGCAGGTCAGCGAGCAGGAGCGGCACGGGTTCTGGGTGTGGGAGAGCAAGGGCGGCTGCTGGCGCTGTCATTCGGGGGCGAATTTCACCGACGAACAATTCCACAACACCGGCGTGAGCGCCGGTCGAGAGCCTGCGGATCCCGGCCGCTCGGCCGTCACGGGACTCGGAGCCGACCGCGGCAAGTTCAAGACGCCGTCCCTGCGCGGCGTGGCGTGGACGGCGCCCTTCATGCATGACGGCAGCATCGCGACGCTTGAAGAGGTCGTGGAGTTTTACAACCGCGGCGGAAGGGCGAACCCGAATCTTGATGCCGCGGTGAAGCCACTCGGCTTGAACGCGGAGGAGGTTCAGAGCCTTGTCGCCTTCCTCAAGGCGCTGTCCGAGGGCGATGGTCCCGCGGGAACGCTCAAGCTCCCGGCGGACAAGCCAGCACTAGCGCCGGGCAAGGACGGCAAGCCGTCGCCGTGACCCAGTCCTCCGCGCGGACTTCAGCCGCGGCGTTTCGCATGACGACCCCCGAGCCACCTTCGCTTCCACCGCTTTCAGGCGGCACGCTGTATCTCGTCGCGACTCCCATCGGCAACCTGGAGGACATCACGCTGCGCGCGCTTCGCACCCTGCGCGAGTGCGACCTCGTCGCGGCGGAGGACACGCGGAGGACGGGCCAGTTGTTGCGCCACTTCGGGATCCACAAGCCGGTGGTGAGCTGCTTCCAGTTCAACGAGGCGCGGCGAGGCGTGGAACTTGTCGAGCGGTTGCAACGCGGCGAAAAGGTTGCGGTCGTCACGGACGCGGGCACGCCGGGCATCAGCGATCCCGGTGAGCGCCTCGTGCGGCGCGTTCTCGACGCGGGCTTGCGCGTGGAATCCGTTCCCGGCCCGTGCGCGCTGGTCGCCGCACTCACGGCGAGCGGACTTCCGACGGACGAGTTCCATTTCGTGGGCTTCCTGCCGCACAAGTCGGGTCAGCGCCGCAAGCGGCTCGAATCGCTCCGCGAAGTCGCCGGCACCGTCGTGCTTTACGAGTCGCCGTTCCGGATGGAGAGATTGCTCGGCGAACTCGCGGAGTTGTTCGCCGCGAGGCAGGTCGTCATCGCCCGCGAGGTGACCAAGAAGTTCGAGGAGTTTCTGCGCGGGACGCCCGCGCACCTGCTCGCCGTCACGAGGGCGCGCAAGCTGAAGGGTGAATTCGTGGTGTTGATTGGCGCGGCGGCGCCCGCTGCGGACACTGCGGCCGGCCAGCGCGACACCACGGATTGACCAGAGGTGCGCCGGCCCGTCGCCGCCGCCGCCGTCAGCGGCGAGCGTCACCGAGACGCCGAGTCCGGCCTCCAGTTGTTGCCCGGTGTTGAAGAGGAGGTTGACGAGGCCGGGCGAATCGAGGCTGCGGCCTCTCCACGTCCCGGGCCGCGCGCCAGCCCCGCGATACAGCGCCTCCTCGAAGCTTGGCGTGCCGGGGTTGTTTCCTGCGAAGTGCCCGCGCCCCACCGGCTCGCGCAGCTTCGGCACGGAACGGTTTGCACGGCGAAACCGGGAGCTGGCGCGCCCGCATGGCTCGCGCATACTCTGCGGCGCGCTTTGCGCCCGATGTCCGCCGCCGATTCATTTGAAACCCTGCTTGTCGCGCCGGAGCCCGTGCTCGCCCTCGCGCCGATGCAGGATGTGACCGACCTCGCCTTCATGCGCGTCCTCGCGCGCCGCGGCGGGCCCGATGTGTTCTTCACCGAGTATTTCCGTGTGCATCCCACGTCGTCGCTGGAGAAACCCATCCTCCGCTCGATCACCGAGAACACCACCGGCAAACCCGTCGTCGCGCAGATGATTGGCAATGACATCCCCGGGCTTGTCCGCACCGCGCGCGAGTTGCAGCAATACGCCGTCGCCGGCATCGACCTGAACCTCGGCTGCCCGGCGCCCGTGGTTTACAAGAAGTGCGCGGGCGGCGGCCTGCTTCGCGAACCCGCGCGCGTTGACGCGATCCTCGGCGCGCTGCGCGACGCGGTCGCCGTGAAGTTCTCCGTCAAGACGCGCATCGGCTTCGACGACCCGCGCGTGTTCGACGAACTGCTGCCCATCTTCGCGAGGCACTCGCTCGACCTGCTCACCGTCCACGCGCGCACGGTGCGCGAGATGTATCGGAGCGAAGTCCACTACGACTACATCGCGCGCGCAGTGGATGCCATGCCCTGTGCCGTGCTCGCGAACGGAAACGTCCACTCGGCCGCGAAGGCCGAAGCCGTCTTGCGCGACACCGGCGCGCGCGGGTTGATGATCGGCCGCGGCGCCATCCGCAACCCGTGGCTGTTCCGGCAGGTGCGTGAGCACCTGCGTGGCGAACCCGTGTTCGTGCCACGCGGCCGGGACGTGCTCGGCTACGTGCGCGAGTTGCACGAGGCCACCTTCATCGCGGGCTCGACCGACTTCGGCCACGTCACGCACCTCAAGCGCCACATGAACTTCCTCGGCCTCGGCGTCGAGCCGTCCGGCGAATTCCTCCACCAAATCCGGCGCGTGACAACCTCCCCGGAGTTCTTCCGCGTTTGCGAGACTTTCCTCGACCACGACCAGACGATGCCGCTTGAGCCCTTCGATCTCGCGCTCAAGCCCGCGGACGTCCTCGCCGGCGAACACGGGTAGAGCCGAAAGGCCGGCGGGCCACGGGTGGAACATTTCAGCGGAGACATCCTGAGGCCGCCCCGCAGTGAAGGTGGCGGAGAGAGAGGGATTCGAACCCACGGTGAGGTATTAGCCCACTCACGCTTTCCAGGCGTGCGCCTTAAACCACTCAGCCATCTCTCCAGCCGAAATTCCGGGCGGGTTCCCGGCCGCGGGTGCGGGCCGGGTGCCGTGATGCATGACCGCGGCGGGCACGGCCATCAAGGGTTCTTTCGCCGGATTGCAGGGGTGCGGCAAGCTTTTTCATCCGCCGATCGAGGCGAATCCCCGGACGCGGTTGCGGCCGTGCTCACAATGGTGGCAGCGGCATCAGCAAGCGGTTCGTAGGCGGCGATGGCGCGGGCGCGGGCGCACGCGTTGAAGCCGAAATGATCTCAATCGTGGGGCAGGACGGATGCGAGAATGATCAAGCGGCAGGCAGCAGCAGGGCTTCGCGTGGAGTGCGTGGTTGGTTCGTGTGAGTGCTCTGGCGAGGACGGTTCTTGCTACCGGATCGACCGCCTCGCGGCAAGCCGGAACCGAGCGGCGTGCGGCGGTCTGGCGCATGTCACATTATTGCACCCCTCACCCCGACCCTCTCCCCTCGTCCGACGAGGGGAGAGGGTGGCCGAAGGCCGGGTGAGGGGTGTGAGCTTGCATCCAAGCTGCTGCGTTCCCCGGCACGAGCCGCGTGCTCCCGCGTGGTTGCAACAAACTCAGATGCGCCCGCGGTGCGCTGGATCGTCAGGAGTGAGTGGGGCACGGTCCGGTTCGGCTCACACGTTGAACTTGAACAGGATCACGTCGCCGTCCTGCACCACGTAGTCCTTGCCTTCCATCCGATACAGGCCCTTCTCGCGCGCGGCGGCGATGGAGCCGCACTTCAGCAAGTCGTCGTAGGCCACGGTTTCGGCCTTGATGAAGCCGCGCTCGAAGTCGCTGTGTATCACGCCCGCGGCCTTCGGAGCCGTGTCGCCGGCGTGAATGGTCCACGCGCGGACTTCCTTCTCGCCGGCGGTGAGATACGTGCGCAACCCAAGCAGGTGATACGTGGAGTGGATGAGCTGTCCCACGCCGCTCTCCGCCACGCCGAGCTCGGCGAGGTAGGCGCGCGCCTCGTCGGGCGGCAGCTCGGCAAGGTCGCTCTCGATTTGCGCGCTGATCACGACCGTTTCGCAGTCGTGGTGCGTCCGCGCGTAGTCGCGCACTTTCGCGACATGCGGATGGGTGTCGGCGGATGCAAGCTCGGATTCCTTCACATTGGCGGCGTAAATCACGGGCTTGGCGCTGAGCAGGAAGACGCCCGCGGCGATGCGCTTCTCCTCGGGCGGAAGTTCGAGCAGGTTCGCGGGCCGGCCGGCATTCAAGTGCGGCTCGATTTTCGCGAGCACCGCGTCCTCGGCGGCGGCGGCCTTGTCGCCGCGCTTCACATCGCGCGCGATCTTCTCGCGGCGTTTGGTCACGGTCTCCAAATCGGCGAGCACGAGCTCGGTCGTGATGATCTCGATGTCGCGCACCGGGTCGATCGCGCCGGTCACGTGGTGGATGTCGGCGTCCTCGAAGCACCGCACGACCTGGACAAGGGCGTCCACCTCGCGGATGTGCGTGAGGAACTTGTTGCCGAGCCCCTCGCCCTCGGACGCGCCCTTGACGAGCCCCGCGATGTCCACGAACTCGATCGCGGCGGGAACGATGACGCTGGTCTTCGCAACCTTCGAGAGCGGCTCGAGGCGCGGGTCCGGCACGGTGACGATGCCGACGTTGGGCTCGATGGTGCAGAAGGGATAGTTCGCGGCCTCCGCCTTGCGCGAGCGGGTGACGGCGTTGAACAGGGTGGACTTGCCGACATTGGGCAAGCCGACGATGCCGGCCTTCAACATGGTGGTCCGCGGCGGGCCGGTCGGCAGGCGGGCGCCAGCCGCATCCCGGCCGGACGCGGGCGCGCATTGAAGCAGAACGCCGCCGAGGGTCAAACGGCAAACGGCGAAATGGCGCGGCCCGGCTTTGCGTTGGAACCGTCCCCGGCGCGGCCCATCATCGGCGAGTTCCTCGAAAAGGTGCCGTTCGTGCGCGCCATCAGCGGGTCGCTCATCCTTTGCGCGCGCAAGGGATAAGACCGCTACTTCGCCGCAGCCACGTCCGTGACCGCGGTCCACAGGAACTCGAGAAACCTGCCGAGCCCCGCGATGCTGATGCGCTCGTCGTTGCCGTGGACGCGCGTGGACTCCTCGTCGGTGCTCACGCTGCCGAGTCCGTAGGCCTGCACGCCCTTCGCGCGGAGCTGCGCCGAGTCGGTGGCGCCCGTGAGCATCATCGGGATCGTGACCGCGCCGGCGAAGTGCTTCCGCTGCGCGCGTTCGATCGCGGCGAACATCGCCGTGTCGTGCCGCGACGGCTCCGTGGCGGGCCGGCCGCGCTCGGGCGGGAGGACCTCGATCTGCGGATCGTCAATGAGCTTGCGCAGTTGTCCGATGAACGTGTCCATGTCCTCGTCCGGCAACGCGCGGCAGTCCACCATCGCCAGCGCGTCGCCGGGGATGACATTGATGCGGAAGCCGCCCTTCATGATCGTGGGAGTGAGCGTGGTGCGGAGCATGGCGTTGTAGCCGTGCTGCGTGAGGCGGAGCTTCTCCTGCACGATCGGGCCGAGCACGGGATCCTCGAGATGCGTGAACAGGAACGCATCGGCCGGCTCGCTGATGGCCGCGAGTCGCTCGAAGAACGTGCGCGTGGTGCTGTTGAGGCGCATCGGCGGCTGCCACGTGCCGATCTTCGCGACGGCCATCGCGAGGTGGGTGATGGCGTTGTCCGGGCGCGGGCGCGACCCGTGGCCGCTCGAGCCCTTCACGGCGATGAGGATCGGCCGGGGCACTTTCTCCGCGGTGGCCACACCGACGTATTGCACTCTGCCTTTCGATTCGTAGATGCGGCCGCCTTCGTTCAGCGCGAACTCGCACGCAATCTTGTCCCAGTGCTTCGCCACGAGGAAATCAATGCCGACGTGCGTCGTGCCCTCCTCGCCCGCCTCGGCGAGGAAGATCACGTCGCGGTCGAGCGGGACCTTGAGCCGGTGGAGCAGCAGGAAGATTTCGAGGCAAGCGCTGGTCATGCCCTTGTCATCCGACGCGCCGCGGCCGTAGACGAAACCGTCCTTGATGAGTCCGGCGAAGGGCTCGACGGTCCACTTGTCGCGCTCGACGCCCACGACGTCCGTGTGGCCCATGAGCAGGAGCGGCTTCTTCTTCCCGTTGCCCTTGAGCCGGGCGACGAGGCTGCCGCGGCCTTTTTCCAATTCGAGGATTTCAGACGCAAGGCCCTCGCGGTCGAGGAAGGCCTTCAGATACTCCGCGCCCTTGGTTTCGTTGCCCGGCGGATTGCTCGTGTCCACTTTGATGAAGCCCGTGAGAATGCGGACCATTTCCTCGCGAGCCGCGGCGAAGTCGGGCGAGGCGGCCGTGCCGGCGGCCGGGCGCGCGCCTGCAACGGCCGATGCGAAACACAGGACGCAGAGCCAGCCGAAGCGCGGGGACGTCATGGCACTTGGTTGCCCGAACTCACCCGCACCGGCAAGCGCAAAGGCGCGGCGCACGCGACAAATTCGCTACCCAGCCCCGGGGCGGCTGACTACGCTGCCCGCGCGTGAAGCTCCTCTTTCTCGGCGACATCGTCGGAGAACCCGGGCGGAAGGCCGTCGCGGCGATTGTGCCCGGCTTGCGCCGCAGGCACAGCGTCCATTGCGTCATCGCGAACGGCGAGAACTCCGCGGGCGGCTCCGGCATCACGCCGGAGACGGCGGCGGAGATCTTCTCGGGGGGTGTGGATATCATCACGTCGGGCGATCATCTTTGGGATCAAAAGGACGTTTCGCAATTGCTGGTGCACGAGCCGCGGTTCATCCGGCCGCTCAATTATCCGGCGGGCACCCCGGGGCAGGGGAGCACGGTCTTCCAGTCCAACGGCTGCGCGCCGGTCGGGGTGATGAATTTGCAGGGCCGGGTGTTCATGCCGGACCTGGACAATCCGTTCCGCCGCGTGAAGCCCGAGCTGGAGCGGTTGCGCGAAATCACCCCGGTGATCCTCGTCGATTTCCATGCCGAGGCCACGAGCGAGAAGATTGCGTTCGCGCGCATGCTCGACGGGCAGGTGAGCGCGGTCGTGGGCACGCACACGCACGTGCAGACGGCGGACGAGCAGATTTTCGCCGGCGGCACGGCGTTCCTGTGCGATGCGGGTTTCACGGGCGCGCACGAGAGCGTGCTCGGACGTGAGATCGAGCCGGTGCTGTTCCGGTTCCTCACGAATCAACCGCAGCGCCTCGCCGTCGCGAAAGGCCGCGTGCTGCTTCAAGGCGCGCTGATCGAGGTGGACGAGCAGACCGGCAAGGCGGTGCGCATCGAGCGCGTGTCCGAACCGCTGCCGGCCGCGTGCGGCGGATGAACGACTGCTCCCATGCCCAAGCCCGCCCAATCGCAATGGGACTTCGGCGAACTGTTCCCGCAGGAACAGGCGCGCACGGTGTTGTCCGTCTCCGAACTCACCGGCCAGATCAAGCACTTGCTTGAGAAACAGGTCGGGCGCGTCGCGGTGTCCGGCGAGGTCACCAGCTTCCGCGCGCAGGCCTCCGGGCACTGCTACTTCACGCTCAAGGACGCCGCCGCGCAGCTTGCCTGCGTGCTCTTCCGCGGTGGGGCCACCGCGCAACGCGGCTTGTTGCGCGACGGCGCGAAGGTGGTGCTGCGCGGCGAAGTGTCCGTGTATGAGGCGCGCGGACAGTATCAGCTCATCGTGCGCGCGGTTGAGTTGCAGGGCGTCGGCGCGCTGCAACAGGCGTTCGAGCGGTTGAAGGCGAAGCTCGCCGCCGAGGGGCTCTTCGCGCAGGAACGCAAGCGGCCCATCCCGCGATTCCCCCAGCGCATCGGGCTCGTCACGTCGCCGACGGGTGCGGCCATCCGCGATGTGCTCCATGTGATCGGCCGCCGGCAGCCGGGGCTCGAAATCATCCTCGCGCCTTGCCGGGTGCAAGGCGACGGCGCGGGAGGAGAAGTCGCTGCGGCGGTTCGGTTGTTGAGCGAGTGGGCGGCTGGCGCAGGATCGCAGACGCCGCGCCTCGACCTCATCCTCGTGACCCGTGGCGGCGGGTCGATCGAGGATCTGTGGGCGTTCAACGAGGAAGTCGTCGCGCGCGCCATCGCGGAATCAGCGGTGCCGGTCGTGTCCGCGATCGGGCACGAGGTCGATTTCACCATCGCGGACTTCGTCGCTGACCTGCGGGCGGCGACGCCGAGCGCGGCGGCGGAGCTGATCACGGAAGGCGCGTTCGCGAGCCGGGAATTTGTCGCGGGCGCAGCCGCGGAACTCGGCCGACTCGCCCGGCGCGCCACCGGGGACGCGCGCGAGGACCTCGATGAACTGGCGCACCGGCTTGGGTTGGCGCATCCGAGACGGCGCGTGCATGAGGGCTTGCAGCGGCTCGACGATGCGGTTCTCGCCCTTGGCCGGACTGCGCGCCAGCGTCGCGAGCAGGGGCACGGGGCGGTCCGCGAGATGAACGGACGCTTGACGCGGATGCGTCCGCGCGGGGCCGTCGCACAGCGCCGCCAGCGTGTCGCGGAATGGGCGCGGCGTCTCGACGACCTGGCGCGACGCGGGCTCGAACGGGCGCGGGAACGGCAGTCCTCCGCCGAAGCCCGGCTTCGCCTGCTCGCGCCCGGGCACGTGCTTGCGCGCGGTTACTCGATCACGATGGATGCCTCGACCGGCCGCGCGTTGCGCGATGCCAGCGAAGTGCGCGCCGGACAGAAGCTCACGACCCGGCTCAAGACCGGTGAAATCCGCAGCACGGCGGACGGGCGCCCGTCGGCCGGCCCTGCGACGTGACCCGCAACCCGCGGTCAGAAGGGCATGAACGGCACGTCGAGGATCCGCTGCACAAGCCAGAGCGCTGCGATCACCGCGACACACGCCGAGCCAGCCCGCACGACGAGCCCTTGATAAAACCACGAGCCGCGCAGCAAGAACGCGACGGGGACGAACAGGCCGACGATGGCAAGCTGGCCGGCTTCCACGCCGAGGTTGAACCCTGACAGGGGAACGAGGAGCGCGCCGGACTTGAGGCCGAAGTCACCCAGCACATTGGCGAAACCGAAGCCGTGCACCAGGCCGAAGCCGAACGCCACCAGCCACGCGCGCTCGCTGACCATGGGCTTGAGATTGTTGACGGCGGCAAGGATGACCGACGCGGCGATGAGCGACTCCACCAAGCGCGACGGGGGCCGCACCACGTCGAGCGCGGCAAGGGTGAGCGTGATGGAATGCGCGATGGTGAACGCAGTGACAATCCTCACCACGTTCCAGAAGGCGGGCTTGAACTCCGTCACGGAGCGCCACGCGCGGCCCTCGCGCCGGAGCACGCTCGGGAGCAGCAGCGCCACGAGAAACAGCACGTGGTCAAACCCCAGCCAGATGTGCCACACGCCTTCGCGTCCGAAGTCGAGGAACTCGCGCGCCAGCCCCGCGTCCGCGAGGTCGAAGTGCTGGCGGGAGTTGGCCGGACTCGCGATGCTGACCAGTTCGCGCTCGCCCCACGCGATGTTGACGAGTCCGCGATGGAGCGGCAACCGGTCGAAGAACATCCGGTATTCGAGGTCGAGTTCGCGCGGCCGGCGGAACCCCTGCGCCTCGAAGGCGACCACCGCGTAGATGCCGTCGGGAAACTGCGCCACCTGATGATTGGTGATGACGCACGACAACTCGATGCCATTGACGCGCAGCTTGAGCCGGGAAAGCGCATAAGCCCCGATCGCGCGTTCGCGGCTTTGAAGTTCCGCCCAAGTCACCGCCCCGTCCCGGTCCGTGTCGAGTCCGATGGTCGCCTCCAGGTCGCGCAAGGACAGGTCGAGCTGGCCGGACACACGGTCGTCGTCGAGCCGGAGGTTCAGGTAGCTTTCGCCCGGTCGATGAGCGAACGCGTCGCACGCCCGGAGCACGAGCCAGAGACAGGTGAGTAGTGCCAATCCACGCATGGTCGCGGGTGACACTCCCACGCAACCCACGGCCCGCCAAGCGTCAAGACGGGCCGCCCGGGCGTGGACTCCGGGTGCCCTGCCACGGGATGCCAGAAACTGAACATTTTTTGCTTGCGGCCCGTCGAAGCCACGTTAGTTTCCGCGCCGTCAACCGTAGTAACCAACAAACAACTCTATGAGCATCACCCAATACACCCTCGCGCTCGCGGCGGCGTTTGCCCTCGTGGCGACTCCCGTGACCGCGCAGGACAAGCCGGCCGCCGGACAGGCGGACAAGAAAGTCGAAACCGCCACCATCGCCCTTGAAGTCAAGGGCATGACCTGAGGGGTCAACTGCCTCAAGAAGGTGCAGTCTGCACTTTCCAAGGTCGCTGGAGTCACGAAGGCCGATGTGAAGATGCCGAACTCGGCGTCTGTCACGGTTGACAAGTCCAAGAACGTCACCGCCGAGAAGCTCATCGCGGCGGTCAAGGCAGCGGGTTACTCCGCGTCCGTCCCCCCGGCCAAGAAGTAACTTCTGCTTCACCTTTCACAGGCCCGCGGCTTGCGCCGCGGGCCTTTCTGTTTCAATCGCGGAGGGCCTTGCGAAGCCACCCGGGGCGATCGGTCGTGATCCCGGCAACCCCAGCCCGGGCGAGGCGGCGGGCGACGCGGGCGCTGTTCACCGTCCAAACGAACACCTCCAATCCTGCTCCGCGAAGTTCGCGAACGAAACGGCCATCGATGGGCCCCCGTGAATCGACGTCCACGCCATCCAATCTCGCGGCGCGGGCGAGTCGGATGATCTCCTTCGTCGTGAGCGGCCACGCCCGGCGGCCAACCCCGGCGGGGATGCTCTCCAAGCCCCAATAGACCGGGACACGCGGCATGGTGCGCTTCGCAAGCGCCATCACCCGGAGGTCGAAGCCGATGATCACCGCGCCCCGCGTTCCCAGCGGCGAGTGACGAACAACCGGGACGAGCGGCGCAACGGTCTCGGGGCCGGACTTGATCTCGATGAACAGCCGTTTCCCGGCGGGCACGGTATCGAGCACCTGCGCGAGCGTCGGGATGCATTCGCCGCGCCAGCGCCGGGCTTTCCACGAACCGGCATCGAGGCGCGCCAACCCGGCTGCGGTTCGCCCGGCGACAACGCCGCGACGACCGGTCGTGCGCCCGGTCGTCGCATCGTGAATCACCATCACCTGTCCGTCGCGGCTGAGGTGCACATCGCATTCCGCCGCGTCGGCGCCCTGTTCCCACGCAAGTTTGAACGCGCCGGGCGTGTTCTCGGGCGCCTCGTGCGAAGCGCCGCGATGGGCGATGATCTCCATGGCGTGCATGCTGTCGATCCAGTCCGGCCGCGTCATGCGAGCCCGCGCCGCCCGAGTTCGCG
Proteins encoded in this window:
- a CDS encoding cytochrome-c peroxidase; this encodes MCGFDPLRRHHASGSLALALVASLGAAVLLSRARDATPASPPLPRDSLPAVMEREKIPRGLDAPRPVPADNPMELDRVQLGRKLFFDPMLSRDRTVACASCHDPARGFASADPVAIGIEGRRGRRNAPSLLNRAYAKSLFWDGREATLESQALKPIEDALEMGNTVAEVVKRLRADGAYAASFTRAFGGEPDAANLAKALAAFQRTLVIGGSRIDAFRAGDVAQVSEQERHGFWVWESKGGCWRCHSGANFTDEQFHNTGVSAGREPADPGRSAVTGLGADRGKFKTPSLRGVAWTAPFMHDGSIATLEEVVEFYNRGGRANPNLDAAVKPLGLNAEEVQSLVAFLKALSEGDGPAGTLKLPADKPALAPGKDGKPSP
- the rsmI gene encoding 16S rRNA (cytidine(1402)-2'-O)-methyltransferase, whose translation is MTTPEPPSLPPLSGGTLYLVATPIGNLEDITLRALRTLRECDLVAAEDTRRTGQLLRHFGIHKPVVSCFQFNEARRGVELVERLQRGEKVAVVTDAGTPGISDPGERLVRRVLDAGLRVESVPGPCALVAALTASGLPTDEFHFVGFLPHKSGQRRKRLESLREVAGTVVLYESPFRMERLLGELAELFAARQVVIAREVTKKFEEFLRGTPAHLLAVTRARKLKGEFVVLIGAAAPAADTAAGQRDTTD
- a CDS encoding tRNA-dihydrouridine synthase family protein, whose protein sequence is MQDVTDLAFMRVLARRGGPDVFFTEYFRVHPTSSLEKPILRSITENTTGKPVVAQMIGNDIPGLVRTARELQQYAVAGIDLNLGCPAPVVYKKCAGGGLLREPARVDAILGALRDAVAVKFSVKTRIGFDDPRVFDELLPIFARHSLDLLTVHARTVREMYRSEVHYDYIARAVDAMPCAVLANGNVHSAAKAEAVLRDTGARGLMIGRGAIRNPWLFRQVREHLRGEPVFVPRGRDVLGYVRELHEATFIAGSTDFGHVTHLKRHMNFLGLGVEPSGEFLHQIRRVTTSPEFFRVCETFLDHDQTMPLEPFDLALKPADVLAGEHG
- the ychF gene encoding redox-regulated ATPase YchF, with protein sequence MLKAGIVGLPNVGKSTLFNAVTRSRKAEAANYPFCTIEPNVGIVTVPDPRLEPLSKVAKTSVIVPAAIEFVDIAGLVKGASEGEGLGNKFLTHIREVDALVQVVRCFEDADIHHVTGAIDPVRDIEIITTELVLADLETVTKRREKIARDVKRGDKAAAAEDAVLAKIEPHLNAGRPANLLELPPEEKRIAAGVFLLSAKPVIYAANVKESELASADTHPHVAKVRDYARTHHDCETVVISAQIESDLAELPPDEARAYLAELGVAESGVGQLIHSTYHLLGLRTYLTAGEKEVRAWTIHAGDTAPKAAGVIHSDFERGFIKAETVAYDDLLKCGSIAAAREKGLYRMEGKDYVVQDGDVILFKFNV
- a CDS encoding M20/M25/M40 family metallo-hydrolase produces the protein MTSPRFGWLCVLCFASAVAGARPAAGTAASPDFAAAREEMVRILTGFIKVDTSNPPGNETKGAEYLKAFLDREGLASEILELEKGRGSLVARLKGNGKKKPLLLMGHTDVVGVERDKWTVEPFAGLIKDGFVYGRGASDDKGMTSACLEIFLLLHRLKVPLDRDVIFLAEAGEEGTTHVGIDFLVAKHWDKIACEFALNEGGRIYESKGRVQYVGVATAEKVPRPILIAVKGSSGHGSRPRPDNAITHLAMAVAKIGTWQPPMRLNSTTRTFFERLAAISEPADAFLFTHLEDPVLGPIVQEKLRLTQHGYNAMLRTTLTPTIMKGGFRINVIPGDALAMVDCRALPDEDMDTFIGQLRKLIDDPQIEVLPPERGRPATEPSRHDTAMFAAIERAQRKHFAGAVTIPMMLTGATDSAQLRAKGVQAYGLGSVSTDEESTRVHGNDERISIAGLGRFLEFLWTAVTDVAAAK
- a CDS encoding TIGR00282 family metallophosphoesterase — translated: MKLLFLGDIVGEPGRKAVAAIVPGLRRRHSVHCVIANGENSAGGSGITPETAAEIFSGGVDIITSGDHLWDQKDVSQLLVHEPRFIRPLNYPAGTPGQGSTVFQSNGCAPVGVMNLQGRVFMPDLDNPFRRVKPELERLREITPVILVDFHAEATSEKIAFARMLDGQVSAVVGTHTHVQTADEQIFAGGTAFLCDAGFTGAHESVLGREIEPVLFRFLTNQPQRLAVAKGRVLLQGALIEVDEQTGKAVRIERVSEPLPAACGG
- the xseA gene encoding exodeoxyribonuclease VII large subunit, coding for MPKPAQSQWDFGELFPQEQARTVLSVSELTGQIKHLLEKQVGRVAVSGEVTSFRAQASGHCYFTLKDAAAQLACVLFRGGATAQRGLLRDGAKVVLRGEVSVYEARGQYQLIVRAVELQGVGALQQAFERLKAKLAAEGLFAQERKRPIPRFPQRIGLVTSPTGAAIRDVLHVIGRRQPGLEIILAPCRVQGDGAGGEVAAAVRLLSEWAAGAGSQTPRLDLILVTRGGGSIEDLWAFNEEVVARAIAESAVPVVSAIGHEVDFTIADFVADLRAATPSAAAELITEGAFASREFVAGAAAELGRLARRATGDAREDLDELAHRLGLAHPRRRVHEGLQRLDDAVLALGRTARQRREQGHGAVREMNGRLTRMRPRGAVAQRRQRVAEWARRLDDLARRGLERARERQSSAEARLRLLAPGHVLARGYSITMDASTGRALRDASEVRAGQKLTTRLKTGEIRSTADGRPSAGPAT
- a CDS encoding HupE/UreJ family protein — its product is MRGLALLTCLWLVLRACDAFAHRPGESYLNLRLDDDRVSGQLDLSLRDLEATIGLDTDRDGAVTWAELQSRERAIGAYALSRLKLRVNGIELSCVITNHQVAQFPDGIYAVVAFEAQGFRRPRELDLEYRMFFDRLPLHRGLVNIAWGERELVSIASPANSRQHFDLADAGLAREFLDFGREGVWHIWLGFDHVLFLVALLLPSVLRREGRAWRSVTEFKPAFWNVVRIVTAFTIAHSITLTLAALDVVRPPSRLVESLIAASVILAAVNNLKPMVSERAWLVAFGFGLVHGFGFANVLGDFGLKSGALLVPLSGFNLGVEAGQLAIVGLFVPVAFLLRGSWFYQGLVVRAGSACVAVIAALWLVQRILDVPFMPF
- a CDS encoding glycerophosphodiester phosphodiesterase, whose product is MTRPDWIDSMHAMEIIAHRGASHEAPENTPGAFKLAWEQGADAAECDVHLSRDGQVMVIHDATTGRTTGRRGVVAGRTAAGLARLDAGSWKARRWRGECIPTLAQVLDTVPAGKRLFIEIKSGPETVAPLVPVVRHSPLGTRGAVIIGFDLRVMALAKRTMPRVPVYWGLESIPAGVGRRAWPLTTKEIIRLARAARLDGVDVDSRGPIDGRFVRELRGAGLEVFVWTVNSARVARRLARAGVAGITTDRPGWLRKALRD